A genomic region of Miscanthus floridulus cultivar M001 chromosome 3, ASM1932011v1, whole genome shotgun sequence contains the following coding sequences:
- the LOC136545755 gene encoding putative lipid-transfer protein DIR1 — translation MASSSKSSSSSSPQLVAAALLVAAVLAASALVSVEAVCDMSNEQFMSCQPAAAKTTDPPAAPSQACCDALAGADLTCLCGYKNSPWMSVYNIDPKRAMELPAKCGLATPPNC, via the coding sequence ATGGCGAGCAGCAGCAAGTCGTCGTCCTCGAGCTCGCCGCAGCTGGTTGCTGCCGCGCTGCTTGTGGCCGCCGTGTTGGCGGCGTCCGCCCTGGTGTCGGTGGAGGCGGTGTGCGACATGAGCAACGAGCAGTTCATGTCGTGCCAGCCCGCGGCGGCCAAGACGACGGACCCGCCGGCGGCGCCGTCGCAGGCGTGCTGCGACGCGCTGGCTGGCGCGGACCTCACGTGCCTGTGCGGCTACAAGAACTCGCCGTGGATGAGCGTCTACAACATCGACCCCAAGCGCGCCATGGAGCTCCCCGCCAAGTGCGGCCTCGCCACGCCACCCAACTGTTAG